CCTTCAGGTGTCACCTCTATATGCAGCCAGGTTCTCTcatctacaaaaaaaagtatactttttagATGGGTTTAATACATGACCTTCTCTAGAtgaaatagaaattttaagGGCTTGCATTAGAGGCACATACTTTAGTTTTCATTGTATAAAGTTTGTAACACTAACTTTGTGTAGGTCACCAACCATGTGATCCTAAAACACCTGACCTACCAACAGGTTAGCTTTTGATTAAAGCAGGCAAGGATTCTGTTTTCTGAAACCAAcccaaattaaattacactAGCAAAACAttaacataggtacctaccaagTAATATTCTCCTATGGTCATGTTTGAAACTCAATTCTTTAGGTTCCATTATAGTACAAAATCGATCTATGCGatctaattgataaaaatagttGAGCAAAGTATTCAAATGTTTCTTAAATGTGACAATAATGTCTTTTATGGAACTAAATACTTGGTCTTGAAGTGGCGAATAAGGAATTGATATCTTACTAACTGATAACTTTTTAGGTCCATTATAACGAAAATAAAGTTCATGTTCTCGGAAGGTATCATCTTGAATAATGCACTTTAAATCCCTTATGGTTTTACCAAAATACAACGGCAGTAAATCATTCAGGTTATTTCTGACCTCATCCAAAAAATCAGTGTCAACGACGCCTAACAACACAGATTCCATGTTGTCGACTTTATATTGTAACAATGCATTTATATCTTTTAATAATGCTGGTAAAGATACCTCTGCGGGTAGAGATTTATATTTCTcactttcaaatatttcttGGATCATTTTTTCTTGATCCATGATAGGTAGATATTAATTGCACTTATTGCACGTATTGTGATGAATGTGACtgaatgtttttgtttcttttttgtgttcgtgatttgtataaaaataaacaagggTAGGTACTAGTAGGTACTAtcttttctcaaaaaaatatttctactttCCCGCCAGCCCGCCACTAGGTACATCGCAAGCAATCGCAAGTCACTTCACTTTAGTTTCAGATATTTATGTTGCCTGCCTGCCACTCCTGCCAACCAGACAGCCGAGTTCCGTACTTatgtcatggaattagtaggttgtacctacctacgtagtacctactaattccatgacctaggtacctaccacagactgatataaaaaatgaggCGCACGGGACTCTTAAAAATCTATGTGAAAAGTAGTACTTCGTCTCCCACGACGGagtatacctactaattccatgttgtacctaaaaatgtaataaaagtaatatttttgtggaaACAGAGG
This portion of the Plodia interpunctella isolate USDA-ARS_2022_Savannah chromosome 10, ilPloInte3.2, whole genome shotgun sequence genome encodes:
- the LOC128673032 gene encoding E3 ubiquitin-protein ligase FANCL-like, which codes for MDQEKMIQEIFESEKYKSLPAEVSLPALLKDINALLQYKVDNMESVLLGVVDTDFLDEVRNNLNDLLPLYFGKTIRDLKCIIQDDTFREHELYFRYNGPKKLSVSKISIPYSPLQDQVFSSIKDIIVTFKKHLNTLLNYFYQLDRIDRFCTIMEPKELSFKHDHRRILLDERTWLHIEVTPEGLGTNIHLVGQGKQWNEKLQQGLLAWDHDKDIVDNIMAVFDIMNFPASTLNKIVSITPVVPKKADEPVADIKVCNICLCVELPDMSGIPQPLCQNILCGIYFHRNCLFQWLVASSGGRAPAFGVVTGSCPSCLHSISCSEK